In Chitinivorax tropicus, the following proteins share a genomic window:
- a CDS encoding EAL and HDOD domain-containing protein yields the protein MDVNDFFLGRQPVVDRQQQLVGFELLFRRGGQNTAEITDDLSATATVINHACADVGIKEVLGPYFGLINVSADLLLSDTIELLPAEHIVLEILETVDLTPEVIARCHHLRQQGFRLALDDVIHLTPPMQALLPLISIMKLDIPAMSMESVKQVCRELAGSSIKVLAEKIDSADQFLQCKEAGVSLFQGYYFARPTIISGKATSPSETTLLRLLGLMVGDAETEEIEQCLKLSADLSINLMKMVNSVASGLNYKINSLHHAITVLGRRQLQRWLQLLLYTHGRQDQSGPSPLMQLASTRGRLMELLAARISPADKAMQERAFTVGLLSLLDALLNKPAIELLPPLNLADDINQALLDRSGPLGELLQLVVQTELIDSQQYCPILPRGLNAAEFNQIQAEALCWVNELTAEMH from the coding sequence ATGGATGTCAATGATTTCTTCCTGGGCCGACAGCCCGTGGTTGATCGCCAGCAGCAGTTGGTAGGGTTTGAGCTATTGTTCCGCCGTGGTGGCCAGAACACCGCTGAGATCACCGACGATTTGTCCGCAACCGCGACGGTCATCAATCATGCCTGCGCCGATGTGGGGATCAAGGAGGTGCTGGGCCCCTATTTCGGCCTGATCAATGTGTCTGCTGATCTATTGCTGTCGGACACCATTGAGCTGCTACCGGCGGAACACATTGTGCTGGAGATTCTGGAGACGGTGGATTTGACACCAGAAGTCATTGCGCGATGCCATCACCTCCGCCAGCAGGGCTTTCGGCTGGCTTTGGATGACGTGATCCACCTGACCCCACCCATGCAGGCTCTGTTGCCGTTGATCAGCATCATGAAGTTGGATATCCCTGCCATGAGCATGGAAAGTGTCAAGCAAGTATGCCGCGAGCTGGCCGGATCATCCATCAAGGTGCTGGCCGAGAAGATCGATTCAGCCGATCAGTTTCTTCAGTGTAAAGAGGCGGGGGTCAGCCTGTTCCAAGGATATTACTTTGCCAGGCCGACCATCATCTCCGGCAAGGCTACGTCGCCTTCGGAGACAACACTGCTGAGGCTGCTGGGCTTGATGGTGGGGGATGCGGAAACGGAGGAAATCGAGCAATGCTTGAAGCTCAGCGCGGATTTGTCGATCAACCTGATGAAGATGGTGAACTCCGTTGCATCTGGCCTGAACTACAAGATCAACAGCCTGCATCATGCGATCACTGTCCTTGGGCGCCGTCAGTTGCAGCGATGGCTGCAGCTGTTGCTGTATACCCATGGCCGCCAGGACCAGAGCGGCCCCAGCCCATTGATGCAACTTGCTTCAACGCGAGGTCGGCTGATGGAGCTCCTGGCTGCGCGGATTTCTCCAGCAGACAAGGCCATGCAGGAGCGGGCGTTCACGGTCGGGCTGCTATCCTTGCTGGATGCGCTGCTCAACAAACCGGCCATTGAGTTGCTGCCGCCGCTGAATCTGGCAGATGATATCAATCAGGCGCTATTGGATCGCAGCGGGCCGCTGGGCGAGCTGCTGCAATTGGTTGTACAGACTGAATTGATCGATAGCCAGCAATATTGCCCCATTCTACCCAGAGGGCTCAATGCCGCAGAGTTCAATCAGATTCAAGCCGAAGCCCTATGCTGGGTGAATGAGTTGACCGCCGAGATGCATTAG
- a CDS encoding ABC transporter ATP-binding protein encodes MTFSRLLQQFIRQHWRAYLASALMLTGIATLTVWLPRQVGYVIDEMVAGRLVGTALHQQLAMLIGLGVIVYFLRVGWRLTLFKASYRLGVSLREQLYRRLTLQGPAFFHQQRTGDLMACATNDIDAVEMAAGEAFLAGFDGSLSFVLVIAMMMLGVDWRLTLIALLPFPFMGMAFWYISNQVHHASRTALDRFSTLNDHVHETLSGVRTLRALGLQQRSAMQFAHMAESAAEASLVAQKWEAAYEPAVGITLTIASVLALALGGYLVWQQQMTIGLLTSFTMYLGQLIWPMFAAGWVLSLIERGRAAWGRLVPVLNAPLTIDDSGTRADLTVGRVMFDDVSFTYPGQSQPALQHIQLALDAGKTIGVVGPTGAGKSTLIRLLLRQYPVEQGQLTSDGTPLTAFQLSRLRERVSWVAQEPFLFSASIADNIALAKSGATREEVIHVARLASIHDDITRFPEGYDTPVGERGVTLSGGQRQRVAIARALLADSPVLLLDDALSAVDTETETNILHHLRDTRRGRTVLIVSHRLSAVADADHIVVMKHGRIVESGSHDALLAMNGWYATQWRYQQLEASLETI; translated from the coding sequence ATGACCTTCTCTCGTTTGCTGCAACAATTCATCCGCCAGCACTGGCGAGCTTATCTGGCCTCAGCGCTCATGCTGACAGGTATTGCGACATTGACAGTCTGGTTGCCCCGGCAGGTGGGGTATGTGATCGATGAGATGGTCGCCGGGCGATTGGTCGGGACGGCCTTGCATCAGCAATTGGCCATGCTGATCGGGCTGGGGGTCATCGTCTATTTCCTACGAGTGGGGTGGCGCCTGACGCTGTTTAAGGCTTCTTACCGATTGGGCGTGTCCCTACGTGAGCAGCTTTATCGTCGCCTGACATTACAAGGCCCGGCTTTTTTCCATCAACAACGTACCGGTGATCTGATGGCCTGCGCGACCAATGACATCGATGCGGTGGAAATGGCGGCGGGTGAGGCTTTCCTGGCGGGTTTCGATGGCTCGCTGTCCTTCGTGCTGGTCATTGCGATGATGATGTTGGGCGTGGATTGGCGCCTGACGCTGATCGCGTTGCTGCCGTTCCCCTTCATGGGTATGGCGTTCTGGTATATCTCCAACCAAGTGCATCATGCATCGCGAACGGCTTTGGATCGCTTCAGCACATTGAATGACCATGTGCATGAGACGCTGTCCGGTGTCAGGACACTCCGTGCCCTGGGGCTGCAGCAACGAAGTGCCATGCAGTTTGCACACATGGCTGAATCCGCAGCCGAGGCCAGCCTGGTGGCGCAGAAGTGGGAGGCCGCTTACGAGCCCGCTGTCGGTATCACGCTGACCATTGCCTCGGTGCTGGCGTTGGCGCTGGGCGGGTATCTGGTCTGGCAGCAACAGATGACAATCGGCTTGCTGACCAGCTTTACGATGTATCTGGGGCAGTTGATCTGGCCGATGTTTGCAGCGGGTTGGGTGTTGTCGCTGATCGAGCGCGGCAGGGCCGCCTGGGGGCGGCTGGTGCCCGTTTTGAATGCACCGCTGACCATCGACGATAGCGGTACGCGGGCTGATCTGACTGTGGGCCGGGTGATGTTCGATGACGTGTCATTCACCTATCCGGGGCAAAGCCAGCCAGCGCTGCAACACATCCAGCTGGCCTTGGATGCTGGCAAGACCATCGGTGTGGTGGGCCCGACAGGTGCTGGCAAATCGACTCTGATCCGTCTGCTGCTCCGTCAATACCCTGTGGAGCAGGGGCAGTTGACCAGTGATGGCACACCGTTGACTGCTTTTCAATTGAGCAGATTGCGAGAAAGGGTCAGCTGGGTGGCGCAGGAGCCGTTTCTGTTTTCAGCATCGATTGCTGACAATATCGCGCTGGCCAAGTCTGGGGCTACACGTGAAGAGGTCATTCACGTGGCGAGACTGGCCTCGATCCATGATGACATCACACGGTTTCCAGAGGGCTATGACACACCAGTAGGTGAACGTGGGGTGACACTGTCCGGTGGTCAGCGCCAGCGTGTGGCCATTGCCCGTGCTTTGCTGGCAGACAGCCCAGTGCTCTTGCTGGATGATGCGCTATCTGCGGTCGATACCGAGACGGAAACCAATATTCTGCACCACCTGCGCGACACCCGCCGTGGCCGCACGGTGTTGATCGTCAGCCATCGCCTGAGTGCGGTGGCGGATGCTGACCATATCGTCGTGATGAAACATGGCCGGATTGTGGAATCTGGCAGCCATGATGCGCTCTTGGCCATGAATGGCTGGTATGCCACGCAGTGGCGTTACCAGCAACTGGAGGCAAGCCTTGAAACGATTTGA
- a CDS encoding DEAD/DEAH box helicase, with product MSFADLGLSPELLRAVAEQGYSEPTPIQAQAIPVVLGGRDVLAAAQTGTGKTAGFTLPILHLLQPAANSSPSPARHPLRALILTPTRELADQVGDSVKGYAKYVPLRSTVAFGGVNIDSQIPALRAGVEVLVATPGRLLDHVQQKTVVLNRVDILVLDEADRMLDMGFLPDIRRILSMLPAERQTLLFSATFSPEIKKLADQFLRNPQVIEVARRNSTNEQVTQVVHQVDGFRKRATLAHLIRHHDMQQVIVFCNTRQGAERLSRELAREGFAADAIHGDKTQQQRLETLAQFKEGKVKVLVATDVAARGLDIEELPYVVNHDLPNTPEDYVHRIGRTGRAGAKGTAISLVSDEESKQLAAIEKLVKQSLELVPVPGYTTPRTPQAAPTATGAALMSNGRTPAPVRPLYPGRGPRQTEQVAALFLPPRYRRS from the coding sequence ATGTCTTTTGCCGATTTGGGCCTATCGCCGGAACTGTTACGTGCCGTCGCTGAGCAAGGCTACAGCGAGCCGACGCCGATTCAGGCCCAAGCGATTCCTGTTGTGCTGGGCGGGCGAGATGTGCTTGCCGCCGCGCAGACAGGCACCGGAAAAACCGCTGGTTTCACCTTACCAATCCTGCATCTGTTGCAGCCTGCTGCCAATTCGAGCCCATCACCGGCCCGCCACCCGCTCCGGGCTTTGATCCTGACCCCGACACGTGAATTGGCTGATCAGGTGGGCGATTCGGTCAAGGGCTACGCCAAATATGTCCCATTACGCTCAACCGTGGCATTTGGCGGGGTGAATATCGACAGCCAGATCCCGGCTTTACGCGCAGGCGTCGAGGTGCTGGTCGCAACCCCGGGTCGGCTGCTGGATCATGTCCAACAGAAAACGGTCGTGCTCAATCGTGTCGATATTCTGGTCTTGGACGAGGCAGACCGCATGCTCGACATGGGCTTTTTGCCGGATATCCGCCGGATCTTGTCGATGCTGCCCGCCGAGCGGCAGACGCTGCTGTTCTCCGCCACCTTTTCACCAGAAATTAAAAAGCTGGCTGATCAGTTCCTGCGCAACCCGCAAGTGATCGAAGTGGCCCGTCGTAATTCGACGAACGAACAGGTGACACAAGTCGTACATCAGGTGGATGGTTTCCGCAAACGCGCTACTTTGGCGCATCTGATCCGCCACCACGACATGCAGCAGGTGATCGTGTTCTGCAATACCCGCCAAGGGGCTGAGCGCCTGTCTCGTGAATTGGCCCGTGAAGGGTTCGCGGCAGATGCCATTCATGGCGACAAGACCCAGCAGCAGCGCCTGGAGACGCTGGCCCAGTTCAAAGAGGGCAAGGTCAAAGTGCTGGTGGCGACCGACGTGGCCGCGCGTGGCCTGGATATCGAAGAGCTGCCCTATGTCGTGAATCACGACCTGCCCAATACGCCAGAGGACTATGTCCACCGGATTGGCCGTACTGGTCGTGCCGGTGCAAAAGGCACCGCCATCTCGCTGGTGTCGGATGAAGAATCCAAACAATTGGCGGCGATTGAAAAGTTGGTGAAACAATCGTTGGAGTTGGTGCCTGTGCCTGGGTATACCACACCGCGCACACCGCAGGCAGCGCCGACTGCAACGGGTGCTGCTTTGATGTCAAACGGTCGGACACCTGCGCCAGTTCGTCCACTCTACCCAGGACGCGGCCCTCGCCAAACCGAGCAGGTGGCCGCGTTGTTCCTGCCACCCCGCTATCGCCGCTCGTAA